From Erigeron canadensis isolate Cc75 chromosome 8, C_canadensis_v1, whole genome shotgun sequence, one genomic window encodes:
- the LOC122578778 gene encoding thaumatin-like protein, with protein sequence MTIFSTIISCLLLLPFVFQIANAAVFDIQNNCPYTVWAGAVPGGGRQLNSGQSWSLNVPAGTQGGRIWPRTNCNFDGSGQGRCETGDCNGLLECQNYGTPPNTLAEFALNQFNDLDFIDISLVDGFNLALEFSPTSSGCTRGIVCSADINGQCPNELRAPGGCNNPCTVFKTDEYCCTSGTCSPTNYSMFFKERCPDAYSYPKDDATSTFTCPGGTNYKVVFCP encoded by the coding sequence ATGACAATATTCTCAACCATTATCTCTTGTTTGCTtcttttgccttttgttttCCAGATTGCCAATGCCGCAGTCTTTGACATTCAAAACAATTGTCCATACACCGTTTGGGCTGGTGCTGTGCCTGGAGGGGGACGGCAGCTTAATTCGGGCCAGTCTTGGTCTTTAAACGTCCCAGCTGGCACCCAAGGAGGCCGTATATGGCCACGAACCAATTGCAACTTTGATGGTTCTGGTCAAGGACGGTGTGAAACCGGTGACTGCAATGGTCTCCTCGAGTGTCAAAACTATGGTACACCACCTAACACCCTAGCCGAGTTTGCCTTGAATCAGTTCAATGATCTTGATTTCATTGACATATCTCTTGTCGACGGATTCAACTTGGCATTGGAATTTAGTCCCACTTCTAGTGGGTGCACTCGGGGCATAGTGTGTAGTGCAGACATCAACGGGCAGTGCCCTAACGAGTTACGGGCTCCTGGTGGGTGCAATAACCCCTGTACCGTGTTCAAGACCGATGAATATTGTTGCACCTCTGGAACTTGCAGCCCAACTAATTATTCAATGTTTTTCAAAGAGCGGTGTCCCGATGCTTATAGCTATCCTAAGGATGATGCCACCAGTACATTTACCTGCCCCGGAGGAACCAACTATAAAGTCGTCTTTTGCCCTTAA
- the LOC122578386 gene encoding protein P21-like, protein MTSFTISAFLLLTPLVFHLANATLFNIKNNCGQTVWAGAVPTGGGKRLDPGQSWLLEVAPGTTTARIWPRTECNFDGSGRGSCVTGDCNGVLECKSFGATPNTVAEFALKQYADYDYFDISIIDGFNLPMQFSPNSGGCTRGIKCNANINGECPAQLRTRGGCNHPCTVTKSDKDCCLGQFIENCQPTPLSNFFKERCPDVYSYKADKTATFSCPSGTNYDVIFCPS, encoded by the coding sequence ATGACATCCTTCACTATTTCCGCTTTCCTTCTCTTGACACCACTTGTTTTTCACTTAGCCAATGCAACATTGTTCAACATTAAAAACAACTGTGGACAAACCGTTTGGGCTGGTGCCGTGCCAACTGGTGGAGGCAAACGCCTTGATCCAGGCCAATCATGGCTTTTAGAAGTTGCACCGGGCACAACAACAGCCCGTATATGGCCACGTACCGAATGCAACTTTGACGGGTCAGGTCGAGGTAGTTGTGTGACTGGTGATTGCAACGGCGTCCTTGAATGCAAATCATTTGGTGCAACACCAAACACAGTAGCCGAGTTTGCTCTTAAGCAATACGCAGATTATGATTACTTTGACATTTCTATTATCGACGGGTTCAATTTGCCAATGCAATTTAGCCCCAATTCCGGTGGGTGTACCCGAGGTATTAAATGTAACGCGAACATCAATGGTGAGTGTCCTGCCCAGTTACGGACTCGTGGTGGGTGCAATCACCCATGTACTGTGACCAAGAGTGATAAGGATTGTTGTCTCGGACAGTTTATAGAAAATTGTCAGCCAACTCCTCTGTCAAACTTTTTCAAGGAACGTTGCCCAGATGTTTATAGCTACAAAGCTGACAAAACTGCTACGTTTTCTTGTCCGAGCGGAACCAACTATGATGTTATATTTTGCCCTTCTTAA